A window of Nocardia arthritidis genomic DNA:
TGACGCACCGTGGCGCTACTGCGATGTCGGCGACCTGACCCAGGTGGACCGGGTAGTCACCACTCTGGTCGCCGAACTCGGCGGGCTCGATGTCGTCGTCGCCAATGCCGGTGTGGCCAGGCAACTTCCACTCATCGGCGGCGATCCGCGGGTGCTGGAGGAAACCCTCGCGGTCAATGTGCTCGGCGTCTACTACACGCTGCGCGCCGCCGGACCGTATATCGGCCACCAGGACGGCTACGCGCTCATCGTCTCCTCGCTGGCCGCCGCGGTGAATCTGCCGCTGGCCGGCGCGTACAGCGCGTCGAAGGCCGCGGCCGAGGCGCTCGGCCACACCCTGCGCAACGAGATCCGGCACACCGGGGCCAAGGTCGGCCTCGCGTACTTCGCCGAACTGGATACCGAGATGACCACTACTGGTTTCGGCACCGCCGCCGCGCATGCCATCCTCGGCCGCGAGACGGTCTCCGGTGTCGCACCGCTCGGCCCCGCCATCGACGGACTCGAACGCGCCATCGCGCGGCGCAAGCGCCGGGTGGTCTCGCCGTGGTGGGTCGCGGTGGCGCTGCCGCTGCGGCCGCTGGTCCAGTTGGCGGTCGATTTCTCGCTGCGCCGCGGGGTGGCCCGGGGCCTCGATATCGCACGCGCCGAAGACGCACCCTTCACCACCGATCAGCCCGCGCGACCCCGCAGAATGGAACGGCCCGCCTGAGGCCGGGCAGTTCGGAAAGGGCGTGGAACAGATGACCGAATCGGGCAGCAACGCCCGCCAACTCCCGCGCGGCAGGCACGGACTGCCGCGCGAACAGGTGATCGCGTCGCAGCGCGAGCGGATCCTGGACGCGATGGCGGCCGCGATGGCCGAAAACGGTTACGTCGGAACGTCTGTCGCGGCGATCCTGAAACGGGCCGGTGTCTCCAGGGAGACCTTCTACGAGCAGTTCCGCTCGAAGGAGGATTGTTTCGAGGCCGCTTACGAGCGCGCCGTCGGCCTGATGCTCGGCCGCATCGCCGAGGCGGCCGACCCGCCCGCCGCCGAACCGGTCGCGCCATCCGACGATCCGGACCGGATCGAGCGGATCCTCGGCGCCTACCTCGACGGGCTGGTCGCCGAACCCGCCTATGCCAGGCTGTTTCTCGTCGAGGTGTACGCGGTCGGTTCGCGTGCGGTGGCCCGCAGGGCCGAACTGCAGGAGGCGTTCGTCGAACTGGTCTGCGATGTCCTCGGCGCCCGATCCGAGCAGCAGCGCTTCGCCTGTCAGACGCTGGCCGCCGCGCTCAGTTCGATGGTCACCGCGCGGATCGCGGCCGACGATCTGAATGGTCTTCGGGCGCTGCGGGAACCGCTGCTCGATCTGGTTCGGCGAAGTGGGGAGCTGTACGGGACGGCCCAGTCGCGTCCCGGTGTTGCCCTGCCATCCCCGAGCGTGCGCGCCTGATCATCAGCAGCACCGCACCGGCCAGCGCGGGCGCGAGGGCGGCGAGTCCGGCTGCGGCGAAGCCGTCCGGCCCCGCCGGTATCGCGGTGAGCAGCGTCAGCGCGCCGAAGTAGAGGAACAGCAGGCCGGAGCAGATCGCGATCACCCGCTCCGGAAGGTGTTTGCCGACGGCGATGCCGATCGCGATGGCCAGCCCGCCCGCCGCGACCATGCCGGCGACCGATCCGATCCAGATGCCGAGCCAGTTGTTCTTGGCGGCCAGCGCGGTGGTGGCGAACATGGTCCGGTCGCCGAGTTCGGCGAGTAGGAAGGCCGAGAGCACGACGACGAAGGCCGACCTGGTCGGCGGGGCCGCGGGTTCGTCCGCTTCCTCCTGCGGAGTCTGGACGACCTCCCGCAGGGTCCACAGCCCGACCACGATCAGGATGGCCGCCGCGAAGTAGGCGATGAGGTCGGTGGGCAGCGCCGCGCCGAGGAAATGCCCGACCGCCACCGCGATGAGGTTCACCCCGATGCTCGCGACCGTGATCGCGCCGAGCACCACCCACCAGCGGTAGCGCAGCGCGAAGGTCAGCGCCATCAGCTGGGATTTGTCGCCGAGTTCGGCGATGAACAGCGCGCCGAAACTCAGCAAAATCGTGGCGATCATGGTTGGGTGCTCCCGGGTCTTCGGCCTGTCGGCCGGAGATCTGGGTATGCCTCCGGCCGACAACTCGATGGTTGTCCTGGCCGAAGGTCTCGCCCACCGGATGGTCGCCGGTTCACACGGCCGGACCCGCAACCGGGTTCGGTGGCGGGTCAGTATGTCGACCGCATGATTGGGGGCTACTCCCCTTCGCTATCACCGACTCTACCCAGGGCCGTATTGTCGCGCCAACCCGTTGTTATCGAAATCGCAATGCGCGCAATAAGTTTGGCGATCCAAGCGCAGAGTTTCGGTTACCCTTACGCGGCCAGCAGCATGGCCAGAACCGCGGTGTCGGGATCGCTGATCGGGTCCAGGCCGACCCGGCTCACCAAAGACGTTACGGTGCCGTCGGATTCGGCCTCCGCCCAGGCCGCCCGATGCTCCAGCCCGAGATGCGGCACCCCGGGCAGCAGCACACAGCCCGATGCCGCGCCCGCGCACTCGGGCAGCGACGGCCGGGTTTCGGACGGCGGATGCAGCATCAGCAGGGCCGGTGGCACATGTTCGGCAAACCGTCCCGGCTCCACCGCCGCGTCGCCGAGCACCGGCCCTTCGGCCAGCACCAGGCCGACCGTGCCCGGTTCCGGATCGTCCGGCAATTCCTCGCGCACGCCGAATACGGTCGAGGTGACCAGCAGGCCGGGCAGCGTCGCGACCCGCACCGCGAGCACGAGGACCTGTGCCCATTCCTTGGTGGTATCCGGCCAGCGACCGGAGATGATGAATCCGCGCAACAGCCCGCGGGAATGGAACGGCGTGACGCCGATGGGTCCGTTCGTGTGCACCATGCCTCCCGTTGGGGGAACCGGGGCGGCCCTGCCCGTCCACTGATCTGTGGATTCCCGAATATGAATCAAGAATCACCTGGCACACAAGTACCAAAGAGTGCTAACAGGACAGACGAAAAGAGCCTGTGGACGAAATCCGTCCACAGGCTCCCTCGGGGTGTATCAGCCGAAGATCAGGCCCTTGCCCTGGCTGACGGCGCGGGCGAAACGCTCCTGCACGTCCTCCCAGTTGACGACGTTCCAGAACGCGGTGACGTAGTCGGCCTTCACATTCTTGTACTGCAGGTAGAAGGCGTGCTCCCACATGTCGACCTGCAGCAGCGGGATGATGCCCAGCGGCACGTTGGCCTGCTGGTCGTACAGCTGGAAGGTCAGCAGCTTCTGGCCCAGCGTGTCGTAGCCGAGCACGGCCCAGCCGGAGCCCTGCAGACCGTTCGCCGCGGCGGTGAACTGCGCGCGGAACTTGTCGAACGAGCCGAACTGATCGTCGATGGCGGAGGCCAGCTCGCCGACCGGCTTGTCACCACCGTTGGGGGAGAGGTTCTTCCACCAGATGGAGTGGTTCACGTGACCACCGAGGTGGAACGCCAGGTTCTTCTCGTAGAGGAAGATGGCGGCGTGGTCGCCGGATTCGCGAGCCGCCTCCAGCTTCTCCAGCGCGGTGTTCGCGCCCGCGACGTATGCGGCGTGGTGCTTGGAATGATGAAGTTCGTTGATCTGCCCGGAGATGTGGGGCTCCAGGGCGCTGTAGTCGTAATCCAGATCTGGCAACGTGTACTCGGCCACGATGTCCCTTCCTGTGTCGGGCTGCTCGCGCCTGTCGGTTCAAACGCGTACAGCCATCATTCGTACACCCGATGGGTACCAACCTGACCCCACACCCCAACATTCCGGGGAGGCTCATCTGTGGACCATGCCACGAACGGCGGGGCCGATCGATACCGCACGCGTAGCATCGAATCATGTCGTGGTACGACGATCTAGTCGGGCGGGTTCGCCTGCCCGAGCCGGTGATGGTGGCGCCGGAGCAGGCGCTTCCGGGCCGGCGGGATCCGCTCGTGGTACCGGAAAACCATTACGTGAACGGCCATTCCATTCGTCCGCCGTTTCCGGACGGCATGCGGGCGGCGATCCTCGCGATGGGCTGTTTCTGGGGCGCCGAAAAGGAATTCTGGGAGTTGGACGGCGTCTACACCACGGCGGTCGGCTACGTCGGCGGATTCACCCCGAATCCGACCTATGAGGAGGTTTGCAGCGGCCGCACCGGGCATACCGAAGCGGTGCTCGTCGCCTTCGATCCGGCGGTGCTCGACTATTCGGGTGTGCTGAAGCGGTTCTGGGAGAATCACGATCCGACCCAGGGCATGCGTCAGGGCAACGACCGTGGCACGCAATACCGTTCGGCGATCTTCCCGCTCGACGCGGAACAAGCCGAGCAGGCACACGCCACCGCGGCCGCCTTCGGTCAGCGGCTGACCGCGGCCGGGTACGGCGCGATCACCACCGAGATCACCCCGCTGCCGGATCTTTCGGCGTTCTACTACGCCGAGGGCTATCACCAGCAGTATCTGGCCAAGAACCCGGGCGGGTACTGCCCGGTGCACGCCACCGGCGTCAGCTGCCCGGTGGGGTCGGGTGCTTAACAGGTAATCCGTACGAAAATACCGCGCACCGCTCTCGGTGCGCGGTATTCGGTTGCGGGACAAGCGGTTTCGTCTAAAGCGAGGGCGGGATGCCGGGCTGCAGCATCCGCGGGTCGCCACTGTCGTGCGCCTGCCACCAGCGCACACCGCCCGCGACGAAGTCCTGCAGCGGGATCTCGCGACCGTTGGCGTCCTCGATGATGATGTTGTCGAACCAGACCCGCACATCCAGCTCGCGCGGATCGATGCCCTCCTCCTGGGAGAACTCCAGCACATGCGCGGAGACGTGCTGATCGATCAGGGTGTCGAAGCTGAGCAGCTCACCCCAGATCGCCCAGCCGCTGTCATCGATATCGATGAACTCCCAGCCGTGCAGCCTGCCGCCGCCGAAGCTGTGGATCGCGTCGGCGAGGCCGTCCAGTGTCAGCGGCAGCACCCGCGGGTCGACGTCGTCCCACTTCTGGATCCGCAACGATGCGGCAACCCGGCTGACACCGGCGAAGGTCAGGCTCACCCGATTGTGCTCCCGGGTGGACCCGTCCTCCTGAAGTGTCAAAACCTCCAGGTCGAGCCGGAGGCGGCGGCCCGGTTCGTCCACCTCCAGTCCTAGGCAGGTGGCCTCGGCCAATGCGGTGTTGAGGCCGTTCGTGTCCATTCCGTCGAGCAGACCCCTGGTCACGTTCATAGCGCCAGGCTACCGAGAACACCGCCGGGAGCCCGGTATTTCAGTTTTTCGCTAGTGTTCTCGTTTTTTTGTGGAACCGATCGAACCGTCCTGACGTCCAAGTAGGTATCGGACCCGGTGCGCCCGGGATCCGAGGTCGGCGGCGAATGAACGCTCCGGGATGACGAAGGAGGGGAGTCTCGGATCGCGCATTCGCCGCTCCCGGTTCGCCAGTCATCAGCTGACTCGCCGGGGGAGTCAGCTGATGAGCTGGTAGGCGGACGGTTCTTTTCTTCGCTACAAGTTTGCTTGTTGGTTAGAAACGGTGTGTCGCGCGCTGTTCGGCAGTCTGACCCTGTGGATCAGGTTGTGGATTATGTGGATAACTCTTACCTGGATATGCACAGCTGGCTGCGCAACGGGGAAGGGAGCCGGAAAGCTGCCCTGAAAACAGACCGTTTGTTGTGAAAATCCCCGAGCGGTATCTTTCCGGAAGGGCAGCAAACAGATGGCATGGCCCACACTTCCCGCAGCTGCCCACCCCGCCGTCAACCATGGCAGGATCGAAACCGTGACGAGCCCCGAAGTTCCCTCGGTGCCGGTCGACGCCGTACCCGCCGAGTTCGACCGAGCCGATCCCGCAGTACCCGCGATCCTGCTCGACGTGCGCGAGGACGACGAATGGGAACTCGGGCACGCGCCGGGCGCGATCCACATTCCGATGGTCGACGTCCCGGCCCGCACCGACGAACTGGACTACGACTCGGAGCTCTACGTCATCTGCAGGCAAGGCGGCCGTTCCATCCAGGTGGTCGAATATCTCACGCACATCGGTTTCGACGCGGTGCACGTCAGCGGCGGCATGGTGGCCTGGCAGCGGGCGGGCCGCCCGCTCGCTGCCGACGGCGACCGGCAGGCGAAGATCTACTGACCAAAGGAACGAGGTGCGCGGATGAGTACGGTGGTGCAGCCCTGTGCGCGCTGTGGCGCGCGCTGGGCCGTCCAGGGCGCGCCGATGCACTGGTGCCCGCGCTGCCGCGGCGTCCTGCTCTCGCCCGCGCCCATCGACGCACCGGCCGAGCGCCGCAACTATCGCTGGGTGGCCCGGCGGCCGGATCAGCGCATCCGCCGCGCGCAGGCCAAACCACGCGCGGCCGTCGGCACACCGCGGTATTCGGAGATTCCGCGCTGGGGTCTGCGCGATCAGCCGCCGTCGGCCCCGGCCGCGCCGCGGTGGCCGTTCGCCAGGGTGGCCGGTTATGCGGTCGCGCTGCTGCTGGCGACCGCGGGCGCGTTCGGCGTCGCGGTGCTGGCCGAGCTGGTGCGCTACCTGATCCTGCTGCGCAATCGCAGCAGGCTGATCAATCCAGCGCTCTTGACGGCATCGGACTGGTTCGTCAATGTCTCGGCGCTGCTCGCGCTCACCGTCGCGCTGGTCACCGCGCTGGCCGTCGCCGGATGGCTGATCGCCATGCGCCATCGCGAATTCGAGCGACGCGGGCAACGGGATTCGCGCCCCGCCTGGGTGCTCGTCGTCGGATGCCTTGTCCCGGTGTGGAATCTGATCTGGCCCGGCGTCTTCCTGACCGAGGCGCTCGGCGACAAACCCGATCCGCACGCGCTGCGCGCCATCCGCATCTGGTGGTGTGCCTGGGTGCTCGGCGCCGGGTTCGCGGTGGCCGCGGTGCTGTGGCACTTCCCGAATACCTTGCAGGCCAAGGCCGATGGGGTGGTGCTCACCATGTACACCGAGCTGATCGCGATCGCCGTCGCGGTGCTGACGCTGTGGGTGATGCGCCTGATCGACGGCCGGGACCTGCGCGGGCGCACCAGGATCGCGCGCCGCTGGGTGATCGCGGTCGATCCGATGACGCCCGTCATCGAGCCGGTGCGGCCGGGCGGTAGAAACGGGGAGGCGGACCAGGACGTCACGCGGACCCGTGCACAAGAGGAGGTTATGGCCAAGTGAGCCAGGGCAGTCGCGCACCGTTCGTCGTCGCGCATCGGGGGGCCTCGGCGGCGCGCCCTGAGCACACCCTCGCCGCATACGAGCTGGCGCTGCAGGAGGGCGCCGACGGCGTCGAATGCGATATCCGGCTGACCCGCGACGGGCACCTCGTGTGCGTGCACGACCGCACCGTCGACCGCACCTCGTCGGGCACCGGTCTGGTCAGCGAGATGACGCTGGACGAGCTGCGCGCACTCGACTTCGGCGCCGACGGCGAACCGGCTTCCGTGCTCACCCTCGCCGAACTCATCGCGCTGGTGCTGGATTGGCGCAGCAGGCCGACGAAGCTGTTCATCGAGACCAAACATCCGGTCCGCTACGGCGCACTGGTGGAGAACAAGTTGCTCGCCGAACTGCAGCGGTTCGGCATCGCGACCCCGGCCTCGGCCGACCATTCGCGCGCCGTCGTCATGTCCTTCGCGGCCACCGCGGTCTGGCGTATCCGCCGCGCCGCCCCGCTGCTGCCGACGGTCCTGCTCGGCGAATCCTCGCGCTACCTGGGCGGCGGCGCGGCGACCACCGTCGGCGCGACGGCCGTCGGACCGTCGGTGAAGACCCTGCGCGAACATCCGGACCTGGTGGACAAGGCCGCCGCCGCGGGCCGCGCCACCTACTGCTGGACCGTCGACGAACCCGATGACGTGAAACTCTGCGCGGATCTCGGTGTCAGCTGGGTCGCCACCAACCATCCCGGCCGCACCAAGGCACTGCTCACCCCGGCTTGATCGGCGTTTGCGCAAGTACCGGCGCGGGCGCGCTGATCCGCCGACGTGGCTTGCGGGACGCGGGCCGTCCACCATGTAGGTTGACCCTCCGTGGGTAAGAGCAAGCGAAACAGTCCGAAGCCCGGAGGCAACCGGGCACAGCGTCTCGCCGAGCGGCGGGCGGCGCAGGAACAGGCCGCGCAGGCCGTCACGCGCCCGTTCGATGGGCTCGCCGCGGAATGCGATCTGGTGGCTTTGCAGGAGTTCGTGCCGTCGGCCACCGCGACCCTGAAGCTGGCTCCCGGCGCCGCCGCCGAGCGGCCGGTCGTCATCGGCACGGTGCTGCCCGGTGCGGTCGCCGCGCTGGTTCGCGCGGGCGACAACCCGACCGGTTACGTCGGTGCGCAGATGCAGCACCGCGGCGCCGATCCGGGCGCCGATCTGGCGGCCGCCATCCTGTGGACCCAGTCGGCCGA
This region includes:
- a CDS encoding peptidase, whose amino-acid sequence is MVHTNGPIGVTPFHSRGLLRGFIISGRWPDTTKEWAQVLVLAVRVATLPGLLVTSTVFGVREELPDDPEPGTVGLVLAEGPVLGDAAVEPGRFAEHVPPALLMLHPPSETRPSLPECAGAASGCVLLPGVPHLGLEHRAAWAEAESDGTVTSLVSRVGLDPISDPDTAVLAMLLAA
- a CDS encoding superoxide dismutase; the encoded protein is MAEYTLPDLDYDYSALEPHISGQINELHHSKHHAAYVAGANTALEKLEAARESGDHAAIFLYEKNLAFHLGGHVNHSIWWKNLSPNGGDKPVGELASAIDDQFGSFDKFRAQFTAAANGLQGSGWAVLGYDTLGQKLLTFQLYDQQANVPLGIIPLLQVDMWEHAFYLQYKNVKADYVTAFWNVVNWEDVQERFARAVSQGKGLIFG
- a CDS encoding glycerophosphodiester phosphodiesterase — encoded protein: MSQGSRAPFVVAHRGASAARPEHTLAAYELALQEGADGVECDIRLTRDGHLVCVHDRTVDRTSSGTGLVSEMTLDELRALDFGADGEPASVLTLAELIALVLDWRSRPTKLFIETKHPVRYGALVENKLLAELQRFGIATPASADHSRAVVMSFAATAVWRIRRAAPLLPTVLLGESSRYLGGGAATTVGATAVGPSVKTLREHPDLVDKAAAAGRATYCWTVDEPDDVKLCADLGVSWVATNHPGRTKALLTPA
- the msrA gene encoding peptide-methionine (S)-S-oxide reductase MsrA, with translation MSWYDDLVGRVRLPEPVMVAPEQALPGRRDPLVVPENHYVNGHSIRPPFPDGMRAAILAMGCFWGAEKEFWELDGVYTTAVGYVGGFTPNPTYEEVCSGRTGHTEAVLVAFDPAVLDYSGVLKRFWENHDPTQGMRQGNDRGTQYRSAIFPLDAEQAEQAHATAAAFGQRLTAAGYGAITTEITPLPDLSAFYYAEGYHQQYLAKNPGGYCPVHATGVSCPVGSGA
- a CDS encoding rhodanese-like domain-containing protein, whose translation is MTSPEVPSVPVDAVPAEFDRADPAVPAILLDVREDDEWELGHAPGAIHIPMVDVPARTDELDYDSELYVICRQGGRSIQVVEYLTHIGFDAVHVSGGMVAWQRAGRPLAADGDRQAKIY
- a CDS encoding TMEM165/GDT1 family protein codes for the protein MIATILLSFGALFIAELGDKSQLMALTFALRYRWWVVLGAITVASIGVNLIAVAVGHFLGAALPTDLIAYFAAAILIVVGLWTLREVVQTPQEEADEPAAPPTRSAFVVVLSAFLLAELGDRTMFATTALAAKNNWLGIWIGSVAGMVAAGGLAIAIGIAVGKHLPERVIAICSGLLFLYFGALTLLTAIPAGPDGFAAAGLAALAPALAGAVLLMIRRARSGMAGQHRDATGPSRTAPHFAEPDRAAVPAAPEDHSDRRPRSAR
- a CDS encoding SDR family NAD(P)-dependent oxidoreductase: MTLLSRATVAGRKILITGAARGIGAVLARQLYASGAQVALLGLEPELLAEVARECGDAPWRYCDVGDLTQVDRVVTTLVAELGGLDVVVANAGVARQLPLIGGDPRVLEETLAVNVLGVYYTLRAAGPYIGHQDGYALIVSSLAAAVNLPLAGAYSASKAAAEALGHTLRNEIRHTGAKVGLAYFAELDTEMTTTGFGTAAAHAILGRETVSGVAPLGPAIDGLERAIARRKRRVVSPWWVAVALPLRPLVQLAVDFSLRRGVARGLDIARAEDAPFTTDQPARPRRMERPA
- a CDS encoding DUF4328 domain-containing protein, whose protein sequence is MSTVVQPCARCGARWAVQGAPMHWCPRCRGVLLSPAPIDAPAERRNYRWVARRPDQRIRRAQAKPRAAVGTPRYSEIPRWGLRDQPPSAPAAPRWPFARVAGYAVALLLATAGAFGVAVLAELVRYLILLRNRSRLINPALLTASDWFVNVSALLALTVALVTALAVAGWLIAMRHREFERRGQRDSRPAWVLVVGCLVPVWNLIWPGVFLTEALGDKPDPHALRAIRIWWCAWVLGAGFAVAAVLWHFPNTLQAKADGVVLTMYTELIAIAVAVLTLWVMRLIDGRDLRGRTRIARRWVIAVDPMTPVIEPVRPGGRNGEADQDVTRTRAQEEVMAK